Proteins encoded within one genomic window of Triticum aestivum cultivar Chinese Spring chromosome 2D, IWGSC CS RefSeq v2.1, whole genome shotgun sequence:
- the LOC123050337 gene encoding spermidine hydroxycinnamoyltransferase 1, translating to MQVTRLKDGAFVLGFQVCHVIGDAAGVTQFIRAIAELARGEAHPSVSPVWERGIFKARDPPRVRHDVYPAYDPTSPSRTVLGDHDDVDDPMLSTPTEEMVGQYLRFGRKEVVALRRHLDTAQPCTTFELLTAFLWKCRTAALGYRPWQRVRLVLRVDVRGNSTLVEKGPFVPVRKVYLFRLWNRD from the exons ATGCAG GTGACGAGACTAAAAGACGGTGCATTTGTGCTGGGTTTCCAAGTGTGCCACGTCATCGGCGACGCCGCCGGCGTGACCCAGTTCATCAGGGCGATAGCCGAGTTGGCACGCGGCGAAGCGCATCCGTCCGTATCGCCGGTGtgggagagggggatcttcaaggCGCGCGACCCACCCCGCGTCCGGCATGACGTCTACCCAGCGTATGATCCAACGTCGCCAAGTAGAACCGTCCTCGGTGACCACGACGACGTTGACGACCCGATGCTGTCGACGCCGACGGAAGAAATGGTTGGGCAATACCTGCGCTTTGGCCGGAAGGAGGTCGTCGCTCTGCGCAGGCATCTGGATACGGCGCAGCCATGCACGACGTTCGAGCTCTTAACCGCTTTCCTGTGGAAATGCCGCACGGCGGCGCTGGGCTACCGTCCCTGGCAACGCGTCCGGCTGGTGTTGCGTGTGGACGTGCGTGGCAACAGCAcattagtagaaaaagggccatttgtcccggttcgtaaggtcTATCTGTTCCGGttgtggaaccgggactaa